Proteins from a single region of Equus asinus isolate D_3611 breed Donkey chromosome 17, EquAss-T2T_v2, whole genome shotgun sequence:
- the TRPM5 gene encoding transient receptor potential cation channel subfamily M member 5 isoform X4, with translation MSGRRGESRQDTTCQSLCRSSDGSGRPEAPRVGEVPMQDARGTCPGAPRDAGDAWGPGLCRGEIEFGGSGKKRGKFVKVPSSVAPSVLFDLLLAEWHLPAPNLVVSLVGEERPFAMKSWLRDVLRKGLVKAAQSTGAWILTSALRVGLARYVGQAVRDHSLASTSTKARVVAIGIASLGHVLHRQLLDDAQEDSPVHYPMDDGGSQGPLCSLDNNHSHFILVEPGPSGKEDEPTELRLRLEKHISEQRTGYGGTGSIEIPVLCLLVNGDPSTLERISRAVENAAPWLILAGSGGIADVLAALMNQPQLLVPQVAEKQFKEKFPSEHFSWEDIVRWTELLQNITSHPHLLTVHDFEQEGSEELDTVILKALVKACKSHSQEAQDYLDELKLAVAWDRVDIAKSEIFNGDVEWKSCDLEEVMMDALVSNKPEFVRLFVDNGADVADFLTYGRLQQLYRSVPPKSLLFDLLQRKHEEGRHPLAGLSTQQSREPPAGPPAFSLHEVSRVLKDFLHDACRGLYQAERGPARRPGGQKWLLDLNQKSENPWRDLFLWAVLQNRHEMATYFWAMGQEGVAAALAACKILKEMAHLETEAEVHRTMREAKYEQLALDLFSECYSNSEERAFALLVRRNRCWSRTTCLHLATEADTKAFFAHDGVQAFLTKIWWGDMASGTPVLRLLGAFLCPALILTNLITFSEEALPRGGLEDLRELDSLDTEKSLLCSPGSWVEEPTKAPRTQGNRGLRAAFLLTRWRKFWGAPVTVFLGNVVMYFAFLFLFTFVLLVDFRPPPQGPSGPEVTLYFWVFTLVLEEIRQGFFTDEDTHLVKKFTLYVEDNWNKCDMVAIFLFIVGVTCRMLPSVFEAGRTVLAIDFMVFTLRLIHIFAIHKQLGPKIIIVERMDVFFFLFFLSVWLVAYGVTTQALLHPRDSRLEWIFRRVLYRPYLQIFGQIPLDEIDEARVNCSVHPLLLEGSPSCPNLYANWLVILLLVTFLLVTNVLLMNLLIAMFSYTFQVVQGNADMFWKFQRYHLIVEYHERPALAPPFILLSHLSLVLKRVFQKEAKQKRARLERDLPEALDQKMVTWEAVQKENFLSKLEKRRKESEQEVLRKTAHRVDFIAKYLGGLREQEKRIKCLESQINYCTVLLSSMADTLAQGDASRNSQTFGSGNWQASADHGGGPGSREHLEVGQPPSDT, from the exons ATGTCAGGGCGCCGGGGAGAAAGCAGGCAG GACACCACCTGCCAAAGCCTCTGCAGAAGTAGCGACGGGAGTGGCCGGCCCGAGGCGCCCAGGGTGGG AGAGGTCCCCATGCAGGATGCCCGGGGCACCTGTCCTGGCGCCCCCAGGGATGCTGGAGATGCTTGGGGGCCAGGCCTGTGCCGGGGTGAGATCGAATTCGGAGGCTCTGGAAAGAAGCGAGGCAAG TTCGTGAAGGTGCCAAGCAGCGTGGCCCCCTCCGTGCTCTTCGACCTCCTGCTGGCCGAGTGGCACCTGCCAGCCCCTAACCTCGTAGTGTCCCTCGTGGGCGAGGAGCGGCCTTTTGCCATGAAGTCCTGGCTGCGGGACGTCCTGCGCAAAGGGCTGGTGAAGGCGGCTCAGAGCACAG GTGCCTGGATCCTGACCAGCGCACTCCGCGTGGGCCTCGCCCGGTATGTCGGGCAGGCTGTGCGCGACCACTCGCTGGCCAGCACGTCCACCAAGGCCCGCGTGGTGGCCATCGGTATTGCCTCGCTGGGCCACGTCCTGCACCGTCAGCTTCTGGACGATGCCCAG GAGGACAGCCCCGTCCACTACCCCATGGATGACGGCGGCAGCCAgggccctctctgctccctggACAACAACCACTCCCACTTCATTCTGGTGGAGCCGGGTCCCTCCGGGAAGGAGGACGAGCCCACGGAGCTGCGACTGAGGCTGGAGAAGCACATTTCAGAGCAGAGGACCGGTTACGGGG GAACCGGCAGCATCGAGATCCCAGTCCTCTGTCTGCTGGTCAATGGTGACCCCAGCACCCtggag AGGATTTCCAGAGCTGTGGAGAATGCTGCCCCGTGGCTGATCCTGGCGGGCTCAGGGGGCATCGCCGACGTGCTCGCTGCCCTGATGAACCAGCCCCAACTCCTGGTGCCCCAGGTGGCCGAGAAGCAGTTTAAAGAGAAGTTCCCCAGTGAGCATTTCTCCTGGGAGGACATTGTGCGCTGGACCGAGCTG CTGCAGAATATCACCTCCCACCCACACCTGCTCACTGTGCACGACTTCGAGCAGGAGGGATCCGAGGAGCTGGACACTGTCATCCTCAAGGCTCTGGTGAAAG CCTGCAAGAGCCACAGCCAGGAGGCGCAGGACTACCTGGACGAGCTGAAGCTGGCCGTGGCCTGGGACCGGGTGGACATCGCCAAGAGTGAGATCTTCAATGGCGACGTGGAGTGGAAG TCCTGtgacctggaggaggtgatgatGGACGCGCTGGTGAGCAACAAGCCCGAGTTTGTGCGTCTCTTCGTGGACAACGGGGCCGACGTGGCGGACTTCCTGACGTACGGGCGGCTGCAGCAGCTCTACCGCTCCGTGCCCCCCAAGAGCCTGCTCTTTGACCTGCTGCAGCGCAAGCACGAGGAGGGGCGGCACCCGCTGGCCGGCCTGAGCACCCAGCAGTCCCGCGAGCCACCCGCAGGGCCGCCCGCCTTCTCCCTGCACGAGGTGTCCCGCGTGCTCAAGGACTTCCTGCATGACGCCTGCCGCGGCCTCTACCAGGCG GAGAGGGGGCCGGCCAGGCGGCCTGGGGGCCAGAAGTGGCTGCTGGACCTGAACCAGAAGAGCGAGAACCCGTGGAGGGACCTGTTCCTGTGGGCCGTGCTGCAGAACCGCCACGAGATGGCCACCTACTTCTGGGCCATG GGCCAGGAGGGTGTGGCAGCCGCTCTGGCTGCCTGCAAAATCCTCAAAGAGATGGCGCATCTGGAGACAGAGGCCGAGGTGCATCGCACCATGCGCGAAGCCAAGTATGAGCAGCTGGCCCTGG ACCTCTTCTCCGAGTGCTACAGCAACAGCGAGGAGCGCGCCTTTGCCCTGCTGGTGCGCCGGAACCGCTGCTGGAGCAGGACCACCTGTCTGCATCTGGCCACCGAGGCTGACACCAAGGCCTTCTTTGCCCACGATGGGGTGCAG GCCTTCCTGACCAAGATCTGGTGGGGGGACATGGCCTCGGGCACGCCCGTCCTACGCCTGCTGGGCGCCTTCCTCTGCCCAGCACTCATCCTCACCAACCTCATCACCTTCAG TGAGGAGGCCCTGCCGAGGGGTGGCCTGGAGGACCTGCGGGAGCTGGACAGCCTGGACACAGAGAAGAGCTTGCTCTGCAGCCCAGGCAGCTG GGTGGAGGAGCCGACCAAAGCACCGAGGACTCAGGGCAACCGAGGCCTGCGTGCAGCCTTCCTGCTCACGCGCTGGAGGAAGTTCTGGGGTGCACCCGTGACCGTGTTCCTGGGAAACGTGGTCATGTACTTTGCGTTCCTCTTCCTGTTCACCTTTGTCCTGCTGGTGGACTTTAGGCCACCTCCCCAGGGGCCGTCGGGGCCTGAGGTCACCCTCTACTTCTGGGTCTTTACACTGGTGCTGGAGGAAATCCGGCAG GGCTTCTTCACAGACGAGGACACACATCTGGTGAAGAAGTTCACGCTCTATGTGGAGGACAACTGGAACAAGTGCGACATGGTGGCCATCTTCCTGTTCATTGTTGGTGTCACCTGCAG GATGCTGCCCTCCGTCTTTGAGGCCGGCCGCACAGTGCTTGCCATCGACTTTATGGTGTTCACACTCCGCCTCATCCACATCTTCGCCATCCACAAGCAGCTGGGCCCCAAGATCATCATTGTGGAGCGGATG GAcgtgtttttcttcctcttcttcctgagcGTGTGGCTCGTGGCCTACGGCGTGACCACCCAGGCGCTGCTGCACCCCCGCGACAGCCGCCTGGAGTGGATCTTCCGGCGCGTGCTCTACCGGCCCTACCTGCAGATCTTTGGGCAGATCCCACTGGACGAGATTGACG AAGCCCGCGTGAACTGTTCCGTGCACCCCCTGCTGCTGGAGGGCTCGCCCTCCTGCCCCAACCTCTATGCCAACTGGCTGGTCATCCTCCTGCTGGTCACCTTCCTGCTAGTCACCAACGTACTGCTCATGAACCTGCTCATCGCCATGTTCAG CTACACGTTCCAGGTCGTGCAGGGCAATGCTGACATGTTTTGGAAGTTCCAGCGCTACCATCTCATCGTAGAGTACCACGAGCGCCCCGCCCTGGCCCCGCCCTTCATTCTCCTCAGCCACCTGAGCCTGGTGCTCAAGAGGGTCTTCCAGAAGGAGGCCAAGCAAAAGCGGGCACGCCTGG AGAGAGACCTGCCGGAAGCCCTGGACCAAAAGATGGTCACCTGGGAGGCTGTTCAGAAGGAGAACTTCCTCAGCAAGCTGGAgaagcggaggaaggagagtgagcAGGAGGTGCTGCGGAAAACCGCCCACAG GGTGGACTTCATAGCCAAGTATCTCGGCGGgctgagagagcaagagaagcgGATCAAGTGTCTGGAATCGCAG ATCAACTACTGCACAGTGCTCCTCTCCTCCATGGCTGACACGCTGGCCCAGGGCGACGCCTCCCGGA ACTCTCAGACCTTCGGCAGTGGGAACTGGCAGGCCTCTGCTGACCATGGAGGGGGCCCGGGCAGCAGGGAGCACCTAGAGGTTGGCCAGCCACCCTCAGACACCTAA
- the TRPM5 gene encoding transient receptor potential cation channel subfamily M member 5 isoform X3 translates to MSGRRGESRQDTTCQSLCRSSDGSGRPEAPRVGEVPMQDARGTCPGAPRDAGDAWGPGLCRGEIEFGGSGKKRGKFVKVPSSVAPSVLFDLLLAEWHLPAPNLVVSLVGEERPFAMKSWLRDVLRKGLVKAAQSTGAWILTSALRVGLARYVGQAVRDHSLASTSTKARVVAIGIASLGHVLHRQLLDDAQEDSPVHYPMDDGGSQGPLCSLDNNHSHFILVEPGPSGKEDEPTELRLRLEKHISEQRTGYGGTGSIEIPVLCLLVNGDPSTLERISRAVENAAPWLILAGSGGIADVLAALMNQPQLLVPQVAEKQFKEKFPSEHFSWEDIVRWTELLQNITSHPHLLTVHDFEQEGSEELDTVILKALVKACKSHSQEAQDYLDELKLAVAWDRVDIAKSEIFNGDVEWKSCDLEEVMMDALVSNKPEFVRLFVDNGADVADFLTYGRLQQLYRSVPPKSLLFDLLQRKHEEGRHPLAGLSTQQSREPPAGPPAFSLHEVSRVLKDFLHDACRGLYQAERGPARRPGGQKWLLDLNQKSENPWRDLFLWAVLQNRHEMATYFWAMGQEGVAAALAACKILKEMAHLETEAEVHRTMREAKYEQLALDLFSECYSNSEERAFALLVRRNRCWSRTTCLHLATEADTKAFFAHDGVQAFLTKIWWGDMASGTPVLRLLGAFLCPALILTNLITFSEEALPRGGLEDLRELDSLDTEKSLLCSPGSWVEEPTKAPRTQGNRGLRAAFLLTRWRKFWGAPVTVFLGNVVMYFAFLFLFTFVLLVDFRPPPQGPSGPEVTLYFWVFTLVLEEIRQGFFTDEDTHLVKKFTLYVEDNWNKCDMVAIFLFIVGVTCRMLPSVFEAGRTVLAIDFMVFTLRLIHIFAIHKQLGPKIIIVERMMKDVFFFLFFLSVWLVAYGVTTQALLHPRDSRLEWIFRRVLYRPYLQIFGQIPLDEIDEARVNCSVHPLLLEGSPSCPNLYANWLVILLLVTFLLVTNVLLMNLLIAMFSYTFQVVQGNADMFWKFQRYHLIVEYHERPALAPPFILLSHLSLVLKRVFQKEAKQKRARLERDLPEALDQKMVTWEAVQKENFLSKLEKRRKESEQEVLRKTAHRVDFIAKYLGGLREQEKRIKCLESQINYCTVLLSSMADTLAQGDASRNSQTFGSGNWQASADHGGGPGSREHLEVGQPPSDT, encoded by the exons ATGTCAGGGCGCCGGGGAGAAAGCAGGCAG GACACCACCTGCCAAAGCCTCTGCAGAAGTAGCGACGGGAGTGGCCGGCCCGAGGCGCCCAGGGTGGG AGAGGTCCCCATGCAGGATGCCCGGGGCACCTGTCCTGGCGCCCCCAGGGATGCTGGAGATGCTTGGGGGCCAGGCCTGTGCCGGGGTGAGATCGAATTCGGAGGCTCTGGAAAGAAGCGAGGCAAG TTCGTGAAGGTGCCAAGCAGCGTGGCCCCCTCCGTGCTCTTCGACCTCCTGCTGGCCGAGTGGCACCTGCCAGCCCCTAACCTCGTAGTGTCCCTCGTGGGCGAGGAGCGGCCTTTTGCCATGAAGTCCTGGCTGCGGGACGTCCTGCGCAAAGGGCTGGTGAAGGCGGCTCAGAGCACAG GTGCCTGGATCCTGACCAGCGCACTCCGCGTGGGCCTCGCCCGGTATGTCGGGCAGGCTGTGCGCGACCACTCGCTGGCCAGCACGTCCACCAAGGCCCGCGTGGTGGCCATCGGTATTGCCTCGCTGGGCCACGTCCTGCACCGTCAGCTTCTGGACGATGCCCAG GAGGACAGCCCCGTCCACTACCCCATGGATGACGGCGGCAGCCAgggccctctctgctccctggACAACAACCACTCCCACTTCATTCTGGTGGAGCCGGGTCCCTCCGGGAAGGAGGACGAGCCCACGGAGCTGCGACTGAGGCTGGAGAAGCACATTTCAGAGCAGAGGACCGGTTACGGGG GAACCGGCAGCATCGAGATCCCAGTCCTCTGTCTGCTGGTCAATGGTGACCCCAGCACCCtggag AGGATTTCCAGAGCTGTGGAGAATGCTGCCCCGTGGCTGATCCTGGCGGGCTCAGGGGGCATCGCCGACGTGCTCGCTGCCCTGATGAACCAGCCCCAACTCCTGGTGCCCCAGGTGGCCGAGAAGCAGTTTAAAGAGAAGTTCCCCAGTGAGCATTTCTCCTGGGAGGACATTGTGCGCTGGACCGAGCTG CTGCAGAATATCACCTCCCACCCACACCTGCTCACTGTGCACGACTTCGAGCAGGAGGGATCCGAGGAGCTGGACACTGTCATCCTCAAGGCTCTGGTGAAAG CCTGCAAGAGCCACAGCCAGGAGGCGCAGGACTACCTGGACGAGCTGAAGCTGGCCGTGGCCTGGGACCGGGTGGACATCGCCAAGAGTGAGATCTTCAATGGCGACGTGGAGTGGAAG TCCTGtgacctggaggaggtgatgatGGACGCGCTGGTGAGCAACAAGCCCGAGTTTGTGCGTCTCTTCGTGGACAACGGGGCCGACGTGGCGGACTTCCTGACGTACGGGCGGCTGCAGCAGCTCTACCGCTCCGTGCCCCCCAAGAGCCTGCTCTTTGACCTGCTGCAGCGCAAGCACGAGGAGGGGCGGCACCCGCTGGCCGGCCTGAGCACCCAGCAGTCCCGCGAGCCACCCGCAGGGCCGCCCGCCTTCTCCCTGCACGAGGTGTCCCGCGTGCTCAAGGACTTCCTGCATGACGCCTGCCGCGGCCTCTACCAGGCG GAGAGGGGGCCGGCCAGGCGGCCTGGGGGCCAGAAGTGGCTGCTGGACCTGAACCAGAAGAGCGAGAACCCGTGGAGGGACCTGTTCCTGTGGGCCGTGCTGCAGAACCGCCACGAGATGGCCACCTACTTCTGGGCCATG GGCCAGGAGGGTGTGGCAGCCGCTCTGGCTGCCTGCAAAATCCTCAAAGAGATGGCGCATCTGGAGACAGAGGCCGAGGTGCATCGCACCATGCGCGAAGCCAAGTATGAGCAGCTGGCCCTGG ACCTCTTCTCCGAGTGCTACAGCAACAGCGAGGAGCGCGCCTTTGCCCTGCTGGTGCGCCGGAACCGCTGCTGGAGCAGGACCACCTGTCTGCATCTGGCCACCGAGGCTGACACCAAGGCCTTCTTTGCCCACGATGGGGTGCAG GCCTTCCTGACCAAGATCTGGTGGGGGGACATGGCCTCGGGCACGCCCGTCCTACGCCTGCTGGGCGCCTTCCTCTGCCCAGCACTCATCCTCACCAACCTCATCACCTTCAG TGAGGAGGCCCTGCCGAGGGGTGGCCTGGAGGACCTGCGGGAGCTGGACAGCCTGGACACAGAGAAGAGCTTGCTCTGCAGCCCAGGCAGCTG GGTGGAGGAGCCGACCAAAGCACCGAGGACTCAGGGCAACCGAGGCCTGCGTGCAGCCTTCCTGCTCACGCGCTGGAGGAAGTTCTGGGGTGCACCCGTGACCGTGTTCCTGGGAAACGTGGTCATGTACTTTGCGTTCCTCTTCCTGTTCACCTTTGTCCTGCTGGTGGACTTTAGGCCACCTCCCCAGGGGCCGTCGGGGCCTGAGGTCACCCTCTACTTCTGGGTCTTTACACTGGTGCTGGAGGAAATCCGGCAG GGCTTCTTCACAGACGAGGACACACATCTGGTGAAGAAGTTCACGCTCTATGTGGAGGACAACTGGAACAAGTGCGACATGGTGGCCATCTTCCTGTTCATTGTTGGTGTCACCTGCAG GATGCTGCCCTCCGTCTTTGAGGCCGGCCGCACAGTGCTTGCCATCGACTTTATGGTGTTCACACTCCGCCTCATCCACATCTTCGCCATCCACAAGCAGCTGGGCCCCAAGATCATCATTGTGGAGCGGATG ATGAAGGAcgtgtttttcttcctcttcttcctgagcGTGTGGCTCGTGGCCTACGGCGTGACCACCCAGGCGCTGCTGCACCCCCGCGACAGCCGCCTGGAGTGGATCTTCCGGCGCGTGCTCTACCGGCCCTACCTGCAGATCTTTGGGCAGATCCCACTGGACGAGATTGACG AAGCCCGCGTGAACTGTTCCGTGCACCCCCTGCTGCTGGAGGGCTCGCCCTCCTGCCCCAACCTCTATGCCAACTGGCTGGTCATCCTCCTGCTGGTCACCTTCCTGCTAGTCACCAACGTACTGCTCATGAACCTGCTCATCGCCATGTTCAG CTACACGTTCCAGGTCGTGCAGGGCAATGCTGACATGTTTTGGAAGTTCCAGCGCTACCATCTCATCGTAGAGTACCACGAGCGCCCCGCCCTGGCCCCGCCCTTCATTCTCCTCAGCCACCTGAGCCTGGTGCTCAAGAGGGTCTTCCAGAAGGAGGCCAAGCAAAAGCGGGCACGCCTGG AGAGAGACCTGCCGGAAGCCCTGGACCAAAAGATGGTCACCTGGGAGGCTGTTCAGAAGGAGAACTTCCTCAGCAAGCTGGAgaagcggaggaaggagagtgagcAGGAGGTGCTGCGGAAAACCGCCCACAG GGTGGACTTCATAGCCAAGTATCTCGGCGGgctgagagagcaagagaagcgGATCAAGTGTCTGGAATCGCAG ATCAACTACTGCACAGTGCTCCTCTCCTCCATGGCTGACACGCTGGCCCAGGGCGACGCCTCCCGGA ACTCTCAGACCTTCGGCAGTGGGAACTGGCAGGCCTCTGCTGACCATGGAGGGGGCCCGGGCAGCAGGGAGCACCTAGAGGTTGGCCAGCCACCCTCAGACACCTAA
- the TRPM5 gene encoding transient receptor potential cation channel subfamily M member 5 isoform X2, whose protein sequence is MSGRRGESRQDTTCQSLCRSSDGSGRPEAPRVGEVPMQDARGTCPGAPRDAGDAWGPGLCRGEIEFGGSGKKRGKFVKVPSSVAPSVLFDLLLAEWHLPAPNLVVSLVGEERPFAMKSWLRDVLRKGLVKAAQSTGAWILTSALRVGLARYVGQAVRDHSLASTSTKARVVAIGIASLGHVLHRQLLDDAQEDSPVHYPMDDGGSQGPLCSLDNNHSHFILVEPGPSGKEDEPTELRLRLEKHISEQRTGYGGTGSIEIPVLCLLVNGDPSTLERISRAVENAAPWLILAGSGGIADVLAALMNQPQLLVPQVAEKQFKEKFPSEHFSWEDIVRWTELLQNITSHPHLLTVHDFEQEGSEELDTVILKALVKACKSHSQEAQDYLDELKLAVAWDRVDIAKSEIFNGDVEWKSCDLEEVMMDALVSNKPEFVRLFVDNGADVADFLTYGRLQQLYRSVPPKSLLFDLLQRKHEEGRHPLAGLSTQQSREPPAGPPAFSLHEVSRVLKDFLHDACRGLYQAERGPARRPGGQKWLLDLNQKSENPWRDLFLWAVLQNRHEMATYFWAMGQEGVAAALAACKILKEMAHLETEAEVHRTMREAKYEQLALDLFSECYSNSEERAFALLVRRNRCWSRTTCLHLATEADTKAFFAHDGVQAFLTKIWWGDMASGTPVLRLLGAFLCPALILTNLITFRSVRQACLAAGLPEPLGGPGPRGCWWRHVPTSLLVQHPCGAAMHSCCPCPFSVCPALPWRAGCLGPSRHFSRALRVPCARSEEALPRGGLEDLRELDSLDTEKSLLCSPGSWVEEPTKAPRTQGNRGLRAAFLLTRWRKFWGAPVTVFLGNVVMYFAFLFLFTFVLLVDFRPPPQGPSGPEVTLYFWVFTLVLEEIRQGFFTDEDTHLVKKFTLYVEDNWNKCDMVAIFLFIVGVTCRMLPSVFEAGRTVLAIDFMVFTLRLIHIFAIHKQLGPKIIIVERMDVFFFLFFLSVWLVAYGVTTQALLHPRDSRLEWIFRRVLYRPYLQIFGQIPLDEIDEARVNCSVHPLLLEGSPSCPNLYANWLVILLLVTFLLVTNVLLMNLLIAMFSYTFQVVQGNADMFWKFQRYHLIVEYHERPALAPPFILLSHLSLVLKRVFQKEAKQKRARLERDLPEALDQKMVTWEAVQKENFLSKLEKRRKESEQEVLRKTAHRVDFIAKYLGGLREQEKRIKCLESQINYCTVLLSSMADTLAQGDASRNSQTFGSGNWQASADHGGGPGSREHLEVGQPPSDT, encoded by the exons ATGTCAGGGCGCCGGGGAGAAAGCAGGCAG GACACCACCTGCCAAAGCCTCTGCAGAAGTAGCGACGGGAGTGGCCGGCCCGAGGCGCCCAGGGTGGG AGAGGTCCCCATGCAGGATGCCCGGGGCACCTGTCCTGGCGCCCCCAGGGATGCTGGAGATGCTTGGGGGCCAGGCCTGTGCCGGGGTGAGATCGAATTCGGAGGCTCTGGAAAGAAGCGAGGCAAG TTCGTGAAGGTGCCAAGCAGCGTGGCCCCCTCCGTGCTCTTCGACCTCCTGCTGGCCGAGTGGCACCTGCCAGCCCCTAACCTCGTAGTGTCCCTCGTGGGCGAGGAGCGGCCTTTTGCCATGAAGTCCTGGCTGCGGGACGTCCTGCGCAAAGGGCTGGTGAAGGCGGCTCAGAGCACAG GTGCCTGGATCCTGACCAGCGCACTCCGCGTGGGCCTCGCCCGGTATGTCGGGCAGGCTGTGCGCGACCACTCGCTGGCCAGCACGTCCACCAAGGCCCGCGTGGTGGCCATCGGTATTGCCTCGCTGGGCCACGTCCTGCACCGTCAGCTTCTGGACGATGCCCAG GAGGACAGCCCCGTCCACTACCCCATGGATGACGGCGGCAGCCAgggccctctctgctccctggACAACAACCACTCCCACTTCATTCTGGTGGAGCCGGGTCCCTCCGGGAAGGAGGACGAGCCCACGGAGCTGCGACTGAGGCTGGAGAAGCACATTTCAGAGCAGAGGACCGGTTACGGGG GAACCGGCAGCATCGAGATCCCAGTCCTCTGTCTGCTGGTCAATGGTGACCCCAGCACCCtggag AGGATTTCCAGAGCTGTGGAGAATGCTGCCCCGTGGCTGATCCTGGCGGGCTCAGGGGGCATCGCCGACGTGCTCGCTGCCCTGATGAACCAGCCCCAACTCCTGGTGCCCCAGGTGGCCGAGAAGCAGTTTAAAGAGAAGTTCCCCAGTGAGCATTTCTCCTGGGAGGACATTGTGCGCTGGACCGAGCTG CTGCAGAATATCACCTCCCACCCACACCTGCTCACTGTGCACGACTTCGAGCAGGAGGGATCCGAGGAGCTGGACACTGTCATCCTCAAGGCTCTGGTGAAAG CCTGCAAGAGCCACAGCCAGGAGGCGCAGGACTACCTGGACGAGCTGAAGCTGGCCGTGGCCTGGGACCGGGTGGACATCGCCAAGAGTGAGATCTTCAATGGCGACGTGGAGTGGAAG TCCTGtgacctggaggaggtgatgatGGACGCGCTGGTGAGCAACAAGCCCGAGTTTGTGCGTCTCTTCGTGGACAACGGGGCCGACGTGGCGGACTTCCTGACGTACGGGCGGCTGCAGCAGCTCTACCGCTCCGTGCCCCCCAAGAGCCTGCTCTTTGACCTGCTGCAGCGCAAGCACGAGGAGGGGCGGCACCCGCTGGCCGGCCTGAGCACCCAGCAGTCCCGCGAGCCACCCGCAGGGCCGCCCGCCTTCTCCCTGCACGAGGTGTCCCGCGTGCTCAAGGACTTCCTGCATGACGCCTGCCGCGGCCTCTACCAGGCG GAGAGGGGGCCGGCCAGGCGGCCTGGGGGCCAGAAGTGGCTGCTGGACCTGAACCAGAAGAGCGAGAACCCGTGGAGGGACCTGTTCCTGTGGGCCGTGCTGCAGAACCGCCACGAGATGGCCACCTACTTCTGGGCCATG GGCCAGGAGGGTGTGGCAGCCGCTCTGGCTGCCTGCAAAATCCTCAAAGAGATGGCGCATCTGGAGACAGAGGCCGAGGTGCATCGCACCATGCGCGAAGCCAAGTATGAGCAGCTGGCCCTGG ACCTCTTCTCCGAGTGCTACAGCAACAGCGAGGAGCGCGCCTTTGCCCTGCTGGTGCGCCGGAACCGCTGCTGGAGCAGGACCACCTGTCTGCATCTGGCCACCGAGGCTGACACCAAGGCCTTCTTTGCCCACGATGGGGTGCAG GCCTTCCTGACCAAGATCTGGTGGGGGGACATGGCCTCGGGCACGCCCGTCCTACGCCTGCTGGGCGCCTTCCTCTGCCCAGCACTCATCCTCACCAACCTCATCACCTTCAGGTCTGTCCGGCAGGCATGTCTGGCAGCGGGCTTACCAGAGCCGCTGGGGGGCCCTGGGCCTCGTGGGTGCTGGTGGCGGCATGTCCCCACGTCCCTCCTTGTCCAGCATCCATGTGGGGCTGCTATGCACAGCTGCTGCCCATGTCCCTTCTCGGTGTGCCCAGCACTTCCTTGGCGGGCTGGGTGCTTGGGGCCAAGCAGGCACTTCTCACGGGCCCTGAGGGTGCCCTGTGCTCGCAGTGAGGAGGCCCTGCCGAGGGGTGGCCTGGAGGACCTGCGGGAGCTGGACAGCCTGGACACAGAGAAGAGCTTGCTCTGCAGCCCAGGCAGCTG GGTGGAGGAGCCGACCAAAGCACCGAGGACTCAGGGCAACCGAGGCCTGCGTGCAGCCTTCCTGCTCACGCGCTGGAGGAAGTTCTGGGGTGCACCCGTGACCGTGTTCCTGGGAAACGTGGTCATGTACTTTGCGTTCCTCTTCCTGTTCACCTTTGTCCTGCTGGTGGACTTTAGGCCACCTCCCCAGGGGCCGTCGGGGCCTGAGGTCACCCTCTACTTCTGGGTCTTTACACTGGTGCTGGAGGAAATCCGGCAG GGCTTCTTCACAGACGAGGACACACATCTGGTGAAGAAGTTCACGCTCTATGTGGAGGACAACTGGAACAAGTGCGACATGGTGGCCATCTTCCTGTTCATTGTTGGTGTCACCTGCAG GATGCTGCCCTCCGTCTTTGAGGCCGGCCGCACAGTGCTTGCCATCGACTTTATGGTGTTCACACTCCGCCTCATCCACATCTTCGCCATCCACAAGCAGCTGGGCCCCAAGATCATCATTGTGGAGCGGATG GAcgtgtttttcttcctcttcttcctgagcGTGTGGCTCGTGGCCTACGGCGTGACCACCCAGGCGCTGCTGCACCCCCGCGACAGCCGCCTGGAGTGGATCTTCCGGCGCGTGCTCTACCGGCCCTACCTGCAGATCTTTGGGCAGATCCCACTGGACGAGATTGACG AAGCCCGCGTGAACTGTTCCGTGCACCCCCTGCTGCTGGAGGGCTCGCCCTCCTGCCCCAACCTCTATGCCAACTGGCTGGTCATCCTCCTGCTGGTCACCTTCCTGCTAGTCACCAACGTACTGCTCATGAACCTGCTCATCGCCATGTTCAG CTACACGTTCCAGGTCGTGCAGGGCAATGCTGACATGTTTTGGAAGTTCCAGCGCTACCATCTCATCGTAGAGTACCACGAGCGCCCCGCCCTGGCCCCGCCCTTCATTCTCCTCAGCCACCTGAGCCTGGTGCTCAAGAGGGTCTTCCAGAAGGAGGCCAAGCAAAAGCGGGCACGCCTGG AGAGAGACCTGCCGGAAGCCCTGGACCAAAAGATGGTCACCTGGGAGGCTGTTCAGAAGGAGAACTTCCTCAGCAAGCTGGAgaagcggaggaaggagagtgagcAGGAGGTGCTGCGGAAAACCGCCCACAG GGTGGACTTCATAGCCAAGTATCTCGGCGGgctgagagagcaagagaagcgGATCAAGTGTCTGGAATCGCAG ATCAACTACTGCACAGTGCTCCTCTCCTCCATGGCTGACACGCTGGCCCAGGGCGACGCCTCCCGGA ACTCTCAGACCTTCGGCAGTGGGAACTGGCAGGCCTCTGCTGACCATGGAGGGGGCCCGGGCAGCAGGGAGCACCTAGAGGTTGGCCAGCCACCCTCAGACACCTAA